The following is a genomic window from Carassius auratus strain Wakin chromosome 15, ASM336829v1, whole genome shotgun sequence.
TGTCTTCTGGGGAAAGATTCACCACTTGCACAGGAAACAACTGTTTCCCTGCGGCCACCAGACAGGGAACAACAATTAATCCACCTGGTAATGGTATATTCAGTGGCTCTAGTAGGTAGTCAAATGAGTCATCATGTGACATATGTTTTGTACGTTTAGCCAGCACAGTCGCAACTGAAGAAGCAGGTATGTGTACCATGTCTTTTCCAGTTAGACAAACAGCTGTCCTTCTCTCTTGGCTACTTGCATGGTGCAGTTGTTGAAATGCCTCTCTCCAATTAGACTGCAATTTCCCACCAAGGGTGATGTCAAACTCTGCATGTACCAGTTGTCTGCATCTGCTGATAATATTCATGCCAATTAGTGCTGGTACAAGAGGGGAGTTCAGTGTGTCTCTGACTACAAGGAAGCCGCATTCAGAGAGGACAATACCCATGGTTTCAACTTTCAACTCAAGGTAACCGAGATAAGGTATGTCCAAACCATTGGCCGCAGTTATTTTCAGCCATCCTGATGTTGAGAGCATATCTTTATCCTCACCACACAGGTGTTCCCTGAAAAAACTCTCAGAAATAGTGCTGACTTGACTTCCTGTATCCAGCAGACAAGTGGCACTCACct
Proteins encoded in this region:
- the LOC113115458 gene encoding uncharacterized protein LOC113115458 isoform X2, yielding MRGQSVGSTSVDTSRDRLLERAVGKCPIANLKINEVSATCLLDTGSQVSTISESFFREHLCGEDKDMLSTSGWLKITAANGLDIPYLGYLELKVETMGIVLSECGFLVVRDTLNSPLVPALIGMNIISRCRQLVHAEFDITLGGKLQSNWREAFQQLHHASSQERRTAVCLTGKDMVHIPASSVATVLAKRTKHMSHDDSFDYLLEPLNIPLPGGLIVVPCLVAAGKQLFPVQVVNLSPEDIWLRARTRLGTVTHIENLKLNETCEVKFQRISADTEEITVNTKSDQVLENSSKEFLSKLHIGGTLEQQTEPSNLLMQYSDVFALEDEDLGFTDKVQHEIHVTDDIPVTQPYRRIPPTQYKEVREHISKLLKKGVI